A genomic region of Govania unica contains the following coding sequences:
- the pabB gene encoding aminodeoxychorismate synthase component I — MTVSPNSDIFILLDNIAASAADPAAALLFSAPHEIITATDPAEIPAAFARMEQALASGHHLAGWFAYELGYHFEPRLAPLAPAPSGLPLLWVTVCDSPEHLSSAAVAAKLDPIRHSAGHMAKVADITPGISRDAYLAAIHRLRDYLFAGDIYQANFTFPVDFTLDGSPRALYRKLRRGQPVPYAAWIHAPERDVISLSPELFLDKRGPHVTARPMKGTSPRGRTLAEDDDAALTLATDPKQRAENVMIVDLLRNDLSRLAARGTVEVPSLFEVERYRSLLQMTSTVTAEIAPDLPLLTLFQNLFPCGSITGAPKIRAMEIIRELETAPRGIYTGAIGYVTPDRDICLNVPIRTLTLTPDGPARWRGRLGIGSGIVADSEPDHEYEECLLKGRFLTDPLPDFDLIETFAWAPATGYQRLEAHLARLKASAQFFAFQYDETEITRSLTDLAATLGDSPQRIRLLLATTGAVCISAAAFPAQFIQPRVTLTPEPVHSTDPLNYHKTTARTRHTQALTAAKAKGPYVETLFVNEQGQLTEGSWSTLFIEHNGELLTPPLTAGLLPGILRAELLQSGRAKESPLTPKDLQTADQIYIGNSLRGLIKVTL; from the coding sequence ATGACCGTGAGCCCGAACAGCGACATTTTCATTCTGCTCGACAACATCGCCGCGTCAGCCGCTGACCCGGCCGCCGCCCTTCTGTTCAGCGCCCCCCACGAGATCATCACCGCAACCGACCCCGCCGAGATCCCCGCCGCCTTCGCCCGCATGGAACAGGCGCTCGCAAGCGGCCATCACCTCGCCGGCTGGTTCGCCTATGAGCTCGGCTATCATTTCGAACCGCGCCTGGCCCCGCTCGCCCCGGCACCGTCCGGCCTGCCCCTCCTCTGGGTCACCGTCTGCGACAGCCCCGAACATCTCTCCTCCGCCGCCGTCGCCGCCAAACTCGACCCCATCCGCCACTCTGCCGGTCACATGGCAAAGGTCGCGGACATCACCCCCGGCATCAGCCGCGACGCCTATCTCGCCGCCATCCATCGCCTCCGCGATTATCTTTTTGCCGGCGACATCTATCAGGCGAATTTCACCTTCCCCGTGGATTTCACCCTCGACGGCAGCCCGCGCGCGCTCTACCGCAAGCTCCGGCGCGGCCAGCCCGTGCCCTATGCCGCCTGGATCCACGCGCCCGAGCGCGACGTCATCTCGCTCTCGCCCGAACTCTTCCTCGACAAACGCGGCCCCCATGTGACCGCCCGCCCCATGAAAGGCACAAGCCCGCGCGGCCGCACGCTGGCCGAAGACGACGACGCCGCCCTCACCCTCGCCACCGACCCCAAACAACGGGCCGAGAATGTGATGATCGTCGATCTCCTCCGCAACGACCTGAGCCGCCTCGCCGCCCGCGGCACGGTCGAGGTGCCGAGCCTGTTCGAAGTCGAACGCTACCGCAGCCTGCTGCAGATGACCTCCACCGTCACCGCCGAAATCGCCCCCGACCTGCCGCTTCTGACGCTGTTTCAGAATCTGTTTCCCTGCGGCTCCATCACCGGCGCACCCAAGATCCGCGCCATGGAAATCATCCGCGAGCTTGAAACCGCCCCGCGCGGCATTTATACCGGCGCCATCGGTTACGTGACGCCCGACCGCGATATCTGCCTCAATGTGCCGATCCGCACCCTGACGCTCACGCCCGACGGCCCCGCCCGCTGGCGCGGACGGCTCGGCATCGGCAGCGGCATCGTTGCCGACAGCGAGCCGGACCATGAATATGAAGAATGCCTGCTGAAAGGACGATTTTTGACGGACCCGCTGCCCGACTTCGACCTGATCGAAACCTTCGCCTGGGCCCCCGCCACCGGCTACCAGCGCCTGGAAGCCCATCTCGCGCGCCTCAAGGCCTCAGCCCAATTCTTCGCCTTTCAATATGACGAAACCGAAATCACCCGCAGCCTGACCGATCTCGCCGCAACCCTCGGCGACAGCCCGCAACGCATCCGCCTGCTGCTCGCCACAACCGGCGCCGTCTGCATCTCCGCCGCAGCCTTCCCCGCGCAGTTCATCCAGCCGCGCGTCACCCTGACCCCCGAGCCCGTCCACTCAACCGACCCGCTCAACTATCACAAAACCACCGCCCGCACCCGCCACACCCAGGCCCTGACCGCCGCCAAGGCCAAAGGCCCTTACGTCGAGACCCTGTTCGTCAACGAACAAGGCCAACTCACCGAAGGCAGCTGGAGCACCCTCTTCATCGAACACAACGGCGAGCTCCTGACCCCGCCCCTCACCGCCGGCCTCCTCCCCGGCATCCTCCGCGCCGAACTCCTGCAATCCGGCCGCGCCAAAGAATCCCCCCTAACCCCCAAAGACCTCCAAACCGCCGACCAAATCTACATCGGCAACAGCCTCCGCGGCCTGATCAAGGTCACGCTCTGA
- a CDS encoding DNA-packaging protein, which yields MTGSLAEELARLPDAERRAVFAAFAQADWDALLYDWRFWARPSQMAPAGDWFCWLILAGRGFGKTRSGAEWLRGLVEGGSPLRSASAAVERIALVAETWSDARDVMVEGESGLLATARPGARPKFEPSKRRLTWPNGAVAQIYSADEPDQLRGPQHSLAWCDELAKWRHADLAWANLLMGLRLGVRPRVMVTTTPRPMPLLKNLMTASSSVVTRGATRDNAANLPPSFMVEMTARYGGTRLGRQELEAEILEDVPGALWTRGMIETARVAEGPGFARIVVAVDPPVTSGERADACGIVVAAKGEDGRAYVLADLTVKGATPLEWARAAVAAYADYGADRLVAEVNNGGELVAAVLRQVDPTVSYRAVRASRGKAARAEPVAALYEQGRVHHMGSFPALEDQMCCFVAGEAWAGEGSPDRVDALVWAVTDLMLGPGGMPRFRSL from the coding sequence GTGACGGGGTCTTTGGCCGAGGAACTAGCCCGGTTGCCGGATGCGGAGCGGCGGGCGGTGTTCGCGGCCTTTGCTCAGGCCGATTGGGATGCCTTGTTATATGACTGGCGGTTCTGGGCTCGGCCGTCGCAGATGGCGCCGGCGGGGGACTGGTTCTGCTGGCTTATTCTGGCCGGGCGCGGCTTTGGCAAAACCCGCAGCGGGGCTGAGTGGCTGCGCGGGCTGGTGGAGGGGGGCTCGCCGCTGCGGTCGGCTTCGGCTGCGGTGGAACGGATCGCGCTGGTGGCCGAGACCTGGAGCGACGCGCGCGATGTGATGGTCGAGGGCGAATCCGGGTTGCTGGCCACGGCGCGGCCCGGGGCACGGCCGAAGTTCGAGCCCTCGAAACGGCGGCTGACCTGGCCGAACGGGGCGGTGGCGCAGATTTATTCGGCCGATGAGCCGGATCAGCTGCGCGGGCCGCAGCATAGTCTGGCCTGGTGCGATGAGCTGGCGAAATGGCGTCATGCGGATCTCGCCTGGGCCAATCTGTTGATGGGCCTGCGGCTTGGGGTCCGGCCCCGGGTCATGGTGACGACGACGCCACGGCCGATGCCGTTGCTGAAAAACCTGATGACGGCGTCTTCGAGTGTGGTGACGCGCGGGGCGACACGGGATAATGCGGCCAATCTGCCGCCGAGCTTCATGGTGGAAATGACGGCGCGTTATGGCGGCACAAGGCTTGGGCGGCAGGAACTTGAGGCGGAAATTCTGGAGGATGTGCCGGGCGCATTGTGGACGCGCGGCATGATCGAGACGGCGCGGGTGGCTGAGGGGCCGGGCTTTGCACGGATCGTGGTGGCGGTCGATCCGCCGGTCACGAGCGGCGAGCGGGCCGATGCCTGCGGCATTGTGGTTGCGGCCAAGGGCGAGGATGGCCGGGCTTATGTGCTGGCCGATCTGACGGTCAAGGGGGCGACGCCGCTTGAATGGGCGCGGGCGGCGGTGGCGGCTTATGCGGACTATGGCGCGGACCGGCTGGTGGCTGAGGTCAATAACGGCGGGGAACTGGTGGCGGCGGTGTTGCGGCAGGTCGATCCGACGGTGAGTTATCGCGCCGTCCGTGCCTCCCGCGGCAAAGCGGCACGGGCCGAGCCGGTGGCGGCTTTGTATGAACAGGGGCGGGTGCATCATATGGGCTCGTTTCCGGCGCTTGAGGATCAGATGTGCTGCTTCGTGGCCGGCGAAGCCTGGGCCGGAGAGGGCAGCCCGGATCGGGTCGATGCGCTGGTCTGGGCGGTGACCGATCTGATGCTGGGGCCGGGCGGAATGCCACGGTTTCGCAGTTTGTGA
- a CDS encoding carbonic anhydrase, whose product MLKDLIDGYRRYRLGWSEVERDLYRQLVENGQEPKVMVVACCDSRVDPSIILDAKPGSLFMARNIANLIPPFEKSGSYHGTSAALEYAVRSLKVEHIIVLGHAHCGGIRALHEGTAGLSDFVGGWMEIVRAARDHVHANCSHERQSVQRRMLEEEAIRVSLHNLMTFPWIEEQVGLGALQLHGWHYGLAEGELSALDPDSNEFRSLLEDQ is encoded by the coding sequence ATGCTGAAAGACCTGATTGACGGGTATCGCCGTTATCGGCTCGGCTGGAGCGAGGTCGAGCGCGATCTTTACCGCCAGCTGGTGGAAAACGGGCAGGAGCCCAAGGTCATGGTGGTGGCCTGCTGCGACAGCCGGGTTGACCCCTCGATCATTCTGGATGCGAAGCCGGGCTCGCTGTTCATGGCCCGCAATATCGCCAATCTCATTCCGCCCTTTGAAAAAAGCGGCAGTTACCATGGCACCAGCGCGGCGCTTGAATATGCCGTGCGCTCGCTCAAGGTCGAACATATCATTGTGCTGGGGCATGCCCATTGCGGCGGCATCCGGGCGCTGCATGAAGGCACCGCCGGGCTCAGTGACTTTGTTGGCGGCTGGATGGAGATCGTGCGTGCGGCGCGGGATCATGTGCATGCCAATTGCAGCCATGAGCGCCAGTCGGTGCAGCGGCGCATGCTGGAGGAAGAGGCGATCCGGGTCAGTCTGCACAATCTGATGACCTTCCCCTGGATCGAGGAGCAGGTGGGACTTGGCGCGCTGCAGCTGCATGGCTGGCATTATGGCCTGGCTGAGGGGGAACTGAGCGCGCTTGATCCCGACAGCAATGAATTCCGCAGCCTGCTTGAAGATCAATGA
- a CDS encoding DUF6456 domain-containing protein: protein MVKVVSEGLSGHAVEHMAGKRVALCRVGLGVSARAEKVMRALGAGGRLWFGEREGEAGWWLGEEDVTVAVATLLARDLVQRDPQGYARLSAPGAAWLRRRAASDVAGRALLAGDLEAARQVAPYRDQHRNMAETCGPDKARRWVNQGESALGWLRRRRDKDGAFLLSEAQFLAGERLRSDFERAGIPPRVTSVWSGLGAVIDGGVLGLSPSEAQMRSRARFHRAVEAMGSGLAEVVVRVACYQEGLTLVESGLGWPARSAKVVLGLGLDRLQAFYGIGEK from the coding sequence ATGGTTAAAGTGGTAAGTGAAGGTCTGTCAGGTCATGCTGTGGAACATATGGCCGGCAAGCGGGTGGCGCTGTGCAGGGTTGGGTTGGGGGTGTCGGCGCGGGCGGAAAAGGTGATGCGCGCGCTTGGCGCTGGCGGGCGACTGTGGTTCGGGGAGCGCGAGGGCGAGGCTGGTTGGTGGCTTGGGGAGGAGGATGTGACGGTGGCGGTTGCAACGCTTCTCGCGCGTGATCTGGTGCAGCGGGACCCTCAGGGATACGCTCGGCTGAGTGCGCCGGGGGCGGCCTGGTTGCGGCGTCGGGCGGCGTCGGATGTGGCCGGGCGGGCGCTTTTGGCTGGGGATCTCGAAGCGGCGCGGCAGGTGGCGCCTTACCGGGATCAGCATCGGAATATGGCGGAAACCTGCGGTCCAGATAAGGCTCGGCGCTGGGTCAATCAGGGCGAATCGGCCCTTGGCTGGTTGCGGCGGCGGCGGGATAAGGATGGGGCGTTCCTGCTGTCCGAAGCGCAGTTCCTGGCCGGGGAACGGCTGCGCTCGGATTTCGAGCGGGCGGGGATTCCGCCACGGGTGACCAGCGTCTGGTCGGGGCTTGGGGCGGTGATCGATGGCGGCGTCCTCGGGCTCAGTCCGTCGGAAGCGCAGATGCGCAGTCGGGCAAGATTTCATCGCGCGGTCGAGGCCATGGGATCGGGCCTGGCCGAGGTGGTGGTGCGGGTGGCCTGTTATCAGGAGGGGCTGACGCTGGTGGAAAGCGGACTCGGCTGGCCGGCGCGGTCGGCCAAGGTGGTGTTGGGGTTGGGGCTCGATCGCTTGCAGGCATTCTATGGTATTGGTGAAAAATAA
- a CDS encoding helix-turn-helix domain-containing protein, whose translation MQTRLYEIRKRKGLTLKDIAERVQPKTTIQTIGRLEKNERKMTLDWLYKIAKALECTPGELMPTASGSIPFVGMLTRGGHISPTTNESMGLQVPGEDPIAIKLAIKVGDLEIGDTLICDRSTHPDFQDCLNRDCLVTTADGQEVFGHLIAGSRANLFTVILGGEVVGVLTDIAIKSAARRIMLIRYS comes from the coding sequence ATGCAAACGCGTCTTTATGAAATCCGTAAACGCAAGGGCCTGACGCTGAAAGACATCGCAGAACGCGTACAGCCCAAGACCACGATCCAGACCATTGGCCGCCTCGAAAAAAACGAAAGGAAGATGACGCTCGACTGGCTCTATAAAATCGCCAAAGCCCTTGAATGCACTCCAGGGGAGCTGATGCCGACGGCATCCGGCAGCATTCCGTTTGTCGGCATGCTGACGCGCGGCGGGCATATTTCCCCGACCACCAACGAAAGCATGGGATTGCAGGTCCCGGGTGAAGATCCGATCGCCATCAAGCTCGCGATCAAGGTCGGTGATCTTGAAATCGGCGATACCCTCATCTGCGACCGCTCGACCCATCCCGACTTTCAGGATTGCCTCAACCGCGACTGCCTCGTCACCACCGCAGACGGGCAGGAGGTCTTCGGCCATCTGATCGCCGGCAGCCGAGCGAACCTCTTCACCGTCATCCTCGGCGGCGAGGTCGTCGGTGTCCTCACCGACATCGCGATCAAAAGCGCGGCCCGGCGGATCATGCTGATCCGCTATTCGTAA